A genome region from Candidatus Binatia bacterium includes the following:
- the devC gene encoding ABC transporter permease DevC has product MRLPLGWLQLRHSPMRLLVAVSGIGFAVLLIMMQLGFRSALFESAVRYHERLDYDIALFSHNSIFIVRPEPFSIRRLYEALGVSEVERVSPVWIAPGIWKNPWNNEHRAITIFGIHPEDDLLDTKGFREGRKLLDKEDVLLFDDHSRPEFGPVAATFDPAHPLQAELNDRQIKVVGLFEMGPSFGIDGNIITSEDNWLRLFPTRSRNDIELGLIKLKPGSDPVAVREKIEKLLPKDIFVLTKAEFVQHEIDYWNSATPVGYIFAFGAVMGFVVGAIIVYQILFADVSEHLREYGTLRAMGYPNRFVSGIVIQQAAILGVLGYIPGQVAVYFLYGAAASATMMPLHITAGRAAAVLVLTLAMCAISGLLAVRKVRRLDPADVF; this is encoded by the coding sequence GTGAGGCTTCCGCTCGGCTGGCTCCAGCTTCGTCACAGCCCGATGCGACTGCTGGTGGCCGTCTCCGGCATCGGCTTCGCCGTGCTGCTGATCATGATGCAGCTCGGCTTCCGTTCGGCCCTGTTCGAGAGCGCCGTGCGCTACCACGAGCGACTCGACTACGACATCGCGCTATTCAGCCACAACAGCATCTTCATCGTCCGGCCCGAGCCGTTCTCGATCCGGCGTCTCTACGAAGCGCTTGGCGTGAGCGAAGTCGAGCGGGTCAGCCCCGTGTGGATCGCGCCCGGAATCTGGAAGAACCCGTGGAACAACGAGCATCGTGCGATCACGATCTTCGGCATCCACCCGGAGGACGACCTCCTCGACACGAAAGGGTTTCGCGAGGGGCGCAAGCTGCTCGACAAGGAGGACGTGCTGCTGTTCGACGACCACTCCCGGCCGGAATTCGGCCCGGTAGCGGCCACCTTCGACCCGGCCCATCCCCTGCAGGCCGAGCTCAACGACCGGCAGATCAAGGTGGTCGGCCTCTTCGAGATGGGACCGTCGTTCGGAATCGACGGCAACATCATCACGAGCGAGGACAACTGGCTTCGGCTGTTTCCCACGCGCTCGCGCAACGACATCGAGCTCGGGCTGATCAAGCTGAAGCCGGGGTCCGACCCGGTCGCCGTGAGGGAGAAGATCGAGAAGCTGCTGCCGAAGGACATCTTCGTCCTGACCAAGGCCGAGTTCGTCCAGCACGAGATCGACTACTGGAACTCGGCGACCCCCGTCGGCTACATCTTCGCGTTCGGCGCGGTGATGGGTTTCGTCGTCGGGGCCATCATCGTCTACCAGATCCTGTTCGCCGACGTCTCCGAGCACCTGCGGGAGTACGGCACGCTGCGCGCGATGGGCTACCCGAATCGCTTCGTCTCGGGCATCGTGATCCAGCAGGCGGCGATCCTCGGCGTGCTCGGCTACATCCCCGGACAGGTCGCTGTCTATTTCCTCTACGGCGCGGCGGCGTCCGCGACGATGATGCCGCTGCACATCACGGCCGGGCGGGCCGCGGCGGTCCTCGTCCTGACGCTCGCGATGTGCGCGATCTCCGGGCTTCTGGCGGTGCGAAAGGTGCGGCGCCTCGACCCCGCGGACGTGTTCTGA
- a CDS encoding HlyD family efflux transporter periplasmic adaptor subunit: protein MVPHRRTYRGGFAAALLCLALAAAPAAAAATAQASEGAPVAGDAVSALGRIEPEHGIIRVSAPSMVNAVNGAVVRQLLVEAGDDVTEGQLLAVTDTATSEQAQVGLRKAELALAEKESAMALGQEQDICSRSDVAQRTSTRRSNLLKTGVASTEEADIAAGDAKALSGSCTSAKIATQAADLKVAVARAEVDRAQAELDRCYVKAPMGGRVLRILKRPGELMGADGVLEMGHVDRMYAIAEIYETDIGRVKVGQKATVTSSALAAPLSGKVERVRLQVRKQDATGTDPAARKDARIVEVEVLLDDPKPVASLSNLQVDVLIHP from the coding sequence ATGGTTCCACATCGACGTACGTATCGCGGCGGATTTGCCGCTGCCCTGCTGTGCCTGGCGCTCGCCGCGGCCCCAGCCGCCGCGGCCGCGACCGCGCAGGCATCCGAAGGCGCTCCCGTCGCCGGCGATGCCGTGTCGGCCCTCGGCCGCATCGAGCCCGAGCACGGCATCATCCGCGTGTCGGCGCCGTCGATGGTCAACGCCGTCAACGGCGCCGTGGTGCGCCAGCTGCTGGTCGAAGCCGGCGACGACGTGACCGAAGGCCAGCTGCTCGCCGTCACCGACACCGCGACGAGCGAGCAGGCCCAGGTGGGCCTGCGCAAGGCCGAGCTCGCTCTTGCCGAGAAGGAGTCGGCGATGGCGCTGGGGCAGGAGCAGGACATCTGTTCGCGCTCCGACGTTGCGCAGAGGACCTCGACGCGACGCTCGAATCTTCTCAAGACCGGAGTGGCATCCACCGAAGAGGCCGACATCGCGGCGGGCGACGCGAAAGCGCTGTCCGGCTCCTGCACGTCGGCGAAGATCGCGACCCAGGCGGCGGACCTCAAGGTCGCGGTGGCCCGGGCGGAGGTCGATCGCGCGCAGGCCGAGCTCGACCGCTGCTACGTGAAAGCGCCGATGGGCGGACGCGTGCTGAGGATCCTCAAGCGCCCGGGAGAACTGATGGGCGCGGACGGAGTCCTCGAAATGGGGCACGTCGACCGCATGTACGCGATCGCCGAGATCTACGAGACCGACATCGGCCGCGTCAAGGTCGGGCAGAAGGCGACCGTGACGAGCAGCGCGCTGGCTGCGCCTCTTTCGGGAAAGGTCGAACGCGTCAGGCTCCAGGTGCGCAAGCAGGATGCGACGGGCACCGACCCCGCCGCGCGCAAGGACGCCCGCATCGTCGAAGTCGAAGTGCTGCTGGACGACCCGAAGCCTGTGGCCAGCCTCAGCAACCTCCAGGTCGATGTCCTGATCCACCCCTGA
- the lepB gene encoding signal peptidase I — protein MAKKPGSDAAKVPEKQAAATQAKGDVRSTLREYLEAFGMAILLALFIRTFLIQAFKIPSESMKPTLLVGDHLLVNKFLYGIRIPFIEKRVFEVFKPQKDDVIVFVYPEDRTKDFIKRVKAIAGDTIEVKDKVVYINGQKVDDPHAWYEPGARLVPARDNFGPFTVPDGQVFVMGDNRDHSHDSRFWGTVPIDDILGKAFILYWSWDSDTFRPRLSRMGSLIQ, from the coding sequence ATGGCGAAGAAACCCGGCTCCGACGCCGCGAAGGTCCCCGAAAAGCAGGCTGCGGCAACGCAGGCCAAAGGCGACGTTCGCTCGACGCTTCGCGAGTACCTCGAAGCGTTCGGCATGGCGATCCTGCTGGCGCTGTTCATCCGCACGTTCCTCATCCAGGCCTTCAAGATCCCGAGCGAGTCGATGAAGCCGACGCTGCTGGTCGGCGACCACCTGCTCGTCAACAAGTTCCTCTACGGCATCCGCATTCCCTTCATCGAAAAGCGCGTGTTCGAGGTGTTCAAGCCGCAGAAGGACGACGTCATCGTGTTCGTCTATCCCGAGGACCGCACCAAGGATTTCATCAAGCGCGTCAAGGCGATTGCCGGCGACACCATCGAGGTCAAGGACAAGGTCGTCTACATCAACGGCCAGAAGGTCGACGACCCGCACGCCTGGTACGAGCCCGGGGCACGCCTGGTGCCTGCTCGCGACAATTTCGGTCCGTTCACGGTTCCGGACGGACAGGTGTTCGTGATGGGCGACAACCGGGACCACAGCCACGACAGCCGGTTCTGGGGAACCGTTCCGATCGACGACATCCTCGGCAAGGCGTTCATCCTGTACTGGTCGTGGGACTCGGACACGTTCCGCCCGCGGCTCTCGCGGATGGGCTCGCTGATCCAGTGA
- the lepA gene encoding translation elongation factor 4, with product MSVSRIRNFSIIAHIDHGKSTLADRLLEKTGTVSARESSNQMLDDMDLERERGITIKARAVRLEYRAADGLLYILNLIDTPGHVDFGYEVSRSLSACEGALLIVDASQGVEAQTLANVYLALDHDLEIVPVLNKIDLPAADAARTRRQIEDLIGIDASEAIEVSAKTGFGVDKVLEAIVAKVPPPRTTPGAPLKALIFDSWFDPYLGVVVQIRVIDGTVRKGDRVRLLQATRDYDVTRVGVFRPGPVEVESLGPGEVGVLAAAIKDIAEAKVGDTVTLAAEPCSEALPGFKVVKPMVFAGIYPVDSSDYEALRDAIEKLKLNDSSFSYEPETSTALGFGFRCGFLGLLHIEITQERLEREFGLSLITTAPTVVYQVHLSDGTSIEIDSPAKLPDLARVDSIAEPYVKATVHVPSEYVGGVLALCEDKRGTQTDLRFPTAGRAVIEYDIPLSEIVYDFYDRLKSTSRGYASLDYEPVGFRVSPLVKLDLLINGEKVDALSMICHRERAFLRGRDLTSRMRELIPRQMFEIVIQAAIGSKIVARETVKAMRKNVTAKCYGGDITRKRKLLEKQKEGKKRMKQVGSVEIPQEAFLAILKVGE from the coding sequence ATGTCCGTTTCCCGCATTCGCAACTTTTCGATCATCGCGCACATCGACCACGGCAAGTCGACGCTGGCCGACCGCCTGCTCGAGAAGACCGGCACGGTCAGCGCGCGCGAAAGCTCCAACCAGATGCTCGACGACATGGACCTGGAGCGGGAGCGGGGCATCACGATCAAGGCTCGCGCCGTGCGCCTGGAATATCGCGCCGCCGACGGCCTTCTCTACATTCTCAACCTCATCGATACGCCGGGCCACGTCGATTTCGGCTACGAAGTCTCCCGGTCGCTCTCCGCGTGCGAAGGCGCGCTGCTGATCGTCGATGCCAGCCAGGGCGTCGAGGCTCAGACGCTGGCCAACGTCTACCTTGCGCTCGACCACGACCTCGAGATCGTGCCGGTGCTGAACAAGATCGACCTGCCGGCGGCCGACGCGGCGCGCACCAGGCGCCAGATCGAGGACCTGATCGGCATCGACGCCTCCGAAGCGATCGAGGTCAGCGCCAAGACCGGTTTCGGGGTCGACAAGGTGCTCGAGGCCATCGTCGCGAAAGTCCCGCCGCCGCGGACGACGCCGGGTGCGCCGCTGAAGGCGCTGATCTTCGATTCGTGGTTCGATCCGTACCTCGGCGTCGTCGTGCAGATCCGCGTGATCGACGGAACCGTTCGCAAGGGTGACCGCGTCCGCCTGCTGCAGGCCACGCGAGACTACGACGTCACTCGCGTCGGTGTCTTCCGGCCGGGCCCGGTCGAGGTGGAGTCGCTCGGGCCGGGCGAAGTGGGCGTGCTCGCGGCGGCCATCAAGGACATCGCCGAGGCGAAGGTGGGCGATACGGTGACGCTGGCGGCCGAGCCGTGCAGCGAGGCGCTGCCGGGCTTCAAGGTCGTCAAGCCGATGGTGTTCGCCGGCATCTATCCGGTCGACAGCTCGGATTACGAGGCGCTGCGCGACGCGATCGAGAAGCTCAAGCTCAACGACTCGTCGTTCTCGTACGAGCCCGAGACTTCGACGGCGCTCGGCTTCGGATTCCGCTGCGGGTTCCTCGGGCTCCTGCACATCGAGATCACGCAGGAGCGGCTCGAGCGCGAGTTCGGCCTGAGCCTGATCACGACGGCGCCGACGGTGGTCTACCAGGTGCACCTGAGCGACGGCACCTCGATCGAGATCGACAGCCCCGCCAAGCTGCCGGACCTGGCGCGGGTCGATTCGATCGCCGAGCCCTACGTCAAAGCCACCGTCCACGTGCCGTCCGAGTACGTCGGCGGCGTGCTGGCCCTGTGCGAGGACAAGCGCGGCACCCAGACCGACCTGCGCTTTCCCACCGCCGGCAGGGCGGTGATCGAGTACGACATCCCCCTGTCGGAGATCGTCTACGACTTCTACGACCGCCTGAAATCCACGTCCCGCGGCTACGCCTCCCTCGACTACGAGCCGGTGGGCTTTCGCGTCTCGCCCCTGGTCAAGCTCGACCTGCTGATCAACGGGGAGAAAGTGGACGCGCTCTCGATGATCTGTCACCGTGAGCGCGCGTTCCTGCGCGGCCGCGACCTGACCAGCCGAATGCGGGAGTTGATTCCTCGTCAGATGTTCGAGATCGTGATCCAGGCCGCCATCGGCAGCAAGATCGTCGCGCGCGAGACGGTCAAGGCCATGCGCAAGAACGTCACGGCCAAGTGCTACGGCGGTGACATCACGCGCAAGCGCAAGCTCCTCGAGAAGCAGAAGGAAGGCAAGAAGCGCATGAAGCAGGTCGGCAGCGTCGAGATTCCCCAGGAGGCGTTCCTCGCCATCCTGAAGGTCGGGGAGTAA
- a CDS encoding NAD-dependent epimerase/dehydratase family protein, translating to MKILVTGGAGFIGSHLADAFVAAGHDVLVLDNLSSGHRAQVPAAARFHQLDIRSGEASAVVASEKPDVLCHHAAQMNVRFSVEDPAFDADVNVVGFVRLLEACRRAGTGAVLFASSGGTVYGEVDQFPTTEEHSTIPVCPYGVSKLTGEHYLEYYRRFCGMRYVALRYANVYGPRQDPHGEAGVVSIFSRALLAGTSCQIYGDGQQTRDYVFVGDVVRANLAALTSACCGAVNIGTSQETSVVELHAKLRRLTGHDVAPEHAPAKEGEVRRSVLSFDKARREIGWSPQVRLDDGLAATVDFFRSRS from the coding sequence ATGAAGATCCTCGTCACGGGCGGCGCCGGGTTCATCGGCTCCCACCTCGCCGATGCGTTCGTCGCGGCGGGGCACGACGTCCTCGTCCTCGATAATCTCTCGAGCGGGCACCGCGCCCAGGTGCCGGCGGCTGCGCGCTTCCACCAGCTCGACATCCGCAGCGGCGAGGCTTCCGCCGTCGTCGCGAGCGAGAAACCCGACGTGCTCTGCCACCACGCCGCGCAGATGAACGTGCGTTTTTCGGTCGAGGACCCGGCGTTCGATGCCGACGTCAACGTCGTGGGGTTCGTGCGGCTTCTCGAAGCCTGCCGCCGCGCCGGCACCGGCGCGGTGCTGTTCGCCTCGTCGGGCGGCACTGTCTACGGCGAAGTCGACCAGTTCCCGACGACCGAGGAGCATTCGACGATCCCCGTCTGCCCGTACGGCGTCAGCAAGCTCACCGGCGAGCACTACCTCGAATATTACCGGCGTTTCTGCGGAATGCGCTACGTGGCTCTGCGCTATGCGAACGTCTACGGGCCGCGCCAGGATCCTCACGGTGAGGCCGGTGTCGTCTCGATCTTCTCCAGGGCGCTGCTGGCGGGCACAAGCTGCCAGATTTACGGCGACGGCCAGCAGACGCGCGACTACGTGTTCGTCGGTGACGTCGTGCGTGCGAACCTTGCGGCTCTCACGTCTGCCTGCTGCGGAGCAGTGAACATCGGCACGAGCCAGGAGACGAGCGTCGTCGAGCTGCACGCCAAGCTGCGGCGCCTGACGGGCCACGACGTCGCGCCCGAGCACGCGCCGGCCAAGGAAGGCGAGGTGCGGCGCAGCGTGCTCAGCTTCGACAAAGCCCGGCGCGAGATCGGCTGGAGTCCGCAAGTCCGTCTCGACGACGGGCTTGCCGCGACGGTTGACTTCTTTCGCTCGCGGTCGTAG
- a CDS encoding UDP-glucuronic acid decarboxylase family protein — protein sequence MGRVLITGGAGFIGSHLCERHLADGHDVIAVDNLLTGDRDNIAHLFANPKFTFLQQDITNYVYVKGPLDAVLHFASPASPVDYLELPIQTLKVGSLGTHKALGLAREKNARILVASTSEVYGDPLVHPQREDYWGNVNPIGPRGVYDEAKRFLEAMTMAYHRTHGVQTRIARIFNTYGPRMRMRDGRVVPNFMCQALKGEEITVYGDGSQTRSFCFVDDLVEGLTRLLWSDETMPVNLGNPAEMTIQDFAEKIRDLAGTGSRIVYRELPEDDPKVRQPDIGRARRLLGWEPKVVLDDGLARTIEFFRNKLTSAA from the coding sequence ATGGGTCGCGTACTGATCACCGGTGGAGCCGGTTTCATCGGCTCCCACCTTTGCGAGCGTCACCTGGCCGACGGTCACGACGTGATCGCCGTCGACAACCTGCTCACCGGCGACCGCGACAACATCGCGCATCTTTTCGCGAATCCGAAGTTCACGTTCCTGCAGCAGGACATCACCAACTACGTCTACGTAAAGGGGCCGCTGGATGCCGTGCTGCACTTCGCGTCGCCGGCAAGCCCCGTCGATTACCTCGAGCTTCCGATCCAGACGCTGAAAGTCGGCTCGCTCGGCACCCACAAGGCGCTCGGGCTGGCTCGCGAGAAGAACGCACGCATCCTGGTCGCGTCCACTTCTGAAGTGTACGGCGACCCGCTGGTGCACCCCCAGCGGGAAGACTACTGGGGCAACGTCAACCCGATCGGGCCGCGCGGCGTCTACGACGAGGCCAAGCGGTTTCTCGAGGCGATGACGATGGCCTACCATCGCACCCACGGCGTGCAGACGCGCATCGCGAGGATCTTCAACACCTACGGTCCGCGCATGCGCATGCGCGACGGCCGCGTCGTGCCGAATTTCATGTGCCAGGCCTTGAAGGGCGAGGAAATCACCGTCTACGGCGACGGCTCGCAGACGCGCAGCTTCTGTTTCGTCGACGATCTCGTCGAAGGCCTGACGCGGCTGCTGTGGTCGGACGAGACGATGCCGGTCAACCTCGGCAATCCGGCGGAAATGACCATCCAGGACTTCGCGGAAAAGATCCGCGACCTGGCCGGCACCGGCTCGAGGATCGTCTACCGCGAGTTGCCCGAGGACGACCCGAAGGTGCGCCAGCCCGACATCGGCCGCGCCCGGCGCCTGCTCGGCTGGGAGCCGAAAGTGGTACTGGACGACGGCCTGGCGCGCACCATCGAGTTCTTCCGGAACAAGCTGACCTCGGCGGCATGA
- a CDS encoding UDP-glucose/GDP-mannose dehydrogenase family protein, with protein sequence MKICVIGTGYVGLVAGTCFAESGNDVACVDIDEKKIARLKAGEVPIYEPGLEELIQRNVEEGRLAFTTDVRKAVAESLVCFIAVGTPQGEHDGAPDMRYVHQAARDIANAMDGYRVVVTKSTVPVGTAAALRSILAECTAHPFDVVSNPEFMKEGAAIEDFLKPDRVVIGAASQKAADIMKDLYAPFVRGGAPILVMDNASAEMTKYAANSLLAVKISFINEIANLCERVGADVASVRQGIGTDRRLGMHFLYPGLGYGGSCFPKDVRAIIHTATEAGMDFSLLRTVDDVNNRQKRRLFEKVAAHYDGNLAGRTFAVWGLAFKPRTDDMREAPSIGLVRELLAAGCNVNVHDPEAMEVARGFFGKSVNYCTKNYDALPGADALCIVTEWNEFRHPDFDRIRGMLKAPVIFDGRNLWEPRDMHGRGFTYYPIGRGAAA encoded by the coding sequence GTGAAGATCTGTGTCATCGGCACCGGCTACGTCGGGCTGGTCGCCGGTACTTGCTTCGCCGAGAGCGGCAACGACGTCGCATGCGTCGACATCGACGAGAAGAAGATCGCCAGGCTCAAGGCCGGCGAAGTTCCGATTTACGAGCCTGGGCTCGAGGAGCTGATCCAGCGTAACGTCGAGGAGGGACGCCTCGCGTTCACGACCGACGTCCGCAAAGCGGTGGCCGAGTCGCTGGTCTGCTTCATCGCAGTCGGAACTCCGCAAGGTGAGCATGACGGCGCGCCCGACATGCGCTACGTGCACCAGGCGGCGCGCGACATCGCCAACGCGATGGACGGCTACCGCGTCGTCGTGACCAAGAGCACGGTGCCCGTCGGCACGGCGGCTGCGCTGCGCAGCATTCTGGCCGAATGCACGGCCCATCCCTTCGACGTCGTCTCCAACCCGGAGTTCATGAAGGAAGGCGCGGCCATCGAGGACTTCCTCAAGCCGGACCGCGTCGTCATCGGCGCTGCCAGCCAGAAGGCCGCCGACATCATGAAGGACCTGTACGCGCCGTTCGTGCGCGGCGGCGCTCCGATCCTCGTGATGGACAATGCCAGCGCCGAAATGACCAAGTACGCGGCCAACTCGCTGCTCGCGGTCAAGATCTCCTTCATCAACGAGATCGCCAACCTGTGCGAAAGGGTAGGCGCCGACGTTGCATCGGTGCGCCAGGGCATCGGCACGGACCGCCGCCTCGGCATGCATTTCCTCTATCCGGGCCTCGGCTACGGCGGCTCCTGCTTCCCGAAGGACGTACGCGCGATCATCCACACCGCCACCGAGGCGGGGATGGACTTCTCGCTGCTGCGCACCGTCGACGACGTCAACAACCGCCAGAAACGCCGCCTGTTCGAGAAGGTCGCCGCGCACTACGACGGCAACCTGGCCGGGCGCACGTTCGCGGTCTGGGGACTGGCGTTCAAGCCGCGCACCGACGACATGCGCGAGGCGCCGTCGATCGGCCTGGTGCGCGAGCTGTTGGCCGCCGGCTGCAACGTCAACGTGCACGATCCGGAGGCGATGGAAGTCGCGCGCGGCTTCTTCGGCAAGTCGGTCAATTACTGCACGAAGAACTACGACGCGCTGCCGGGCGCCGACGCGCTGTGCATCGTCACCGAGTGGAACGAGTTCCGTCATCCCGACTTCGACCGCATCCGCGGCATGCTCAAGGCTCCGGTGATCTTCGACGGTCGCAACCTGTGGGAGCCCCGGGACATGCACGGGCGCGGGTTCACGTATTACCCGATCGGCCGTGGAGCGGCGGCCTAG
- a CDS encoding glycosyltransferase family 2 protein, giving the protein MDVSVVLPVFNEEENLRPLHDELTQALAALGRSYEIVYVDDGSSDRSFDVLREIHERDAHVRVVRFRRNFGQTAAVAAGLERTTGDIVVTLDSDRQNDPRDIARLIARLEEGWDLVSGWRLDRQDDWMTRLLPSMAANWMIRAITGVHVHDYGCMLKAYRGPLARELRLYGEMHRFIPAIAADLGARVDEVVVNHRPRVAGTSKYGISRVVRVVLDLLTVRFLSVYATRPIHVFGVWGVVLGGAGALILAMLGFEKLVLGYPLANRPILMLAVLLVVTGVQLVMMGLIGEMLARTYHESQGKPIYTVAEDLAPRDGRSSA; this is encoded by the coding sequence GTGGACGTCTCGGTCGTGCTGCCGGTCTTCAACGAGGAGGAAAACCTCCGGCCGCTGCACGACGAGCTGACGCAGGCGCTGGCGGCGCTCGGCCGCAGCTACGAGATCGTCTATGTCGACGACGGCTCCTCCGACCGCTCCTTCGACGTGCTGCGCGAGATCCACGAGCGCGATGCGCACGTGCGCGTGGTGCGCTTCCGCCGCAATTTCGGCCAGACGGCCGCCGTCGCGGCAGGGCTCGAGCGCACGACAGGAGACATCGTCGTCACGCTCGACTCCGATCGCCAGAACGATCCGCGCGACATCGCCAGGCTGATCGCGAGGCTCGAGGAAGGCTGGGACCTGGTATCGGGCTGGCGCCTGGATCGCCAGGACGACTGGATGACCAGGCTGCTGCCGTCGATGGCTGCCAACTGGATGATCCGTGCGATCACCGGCGTCCACGTGCACGACTACGGTTGCATGCTGAAGGCGTACCGCGGACCGCTCGCGCGGGAGCTGCGCCTGTACGGAGAGATGCACCGTTTCATCCCGGCCATTGCGGCCGATCTCGGTGCCCGCGTCGACGAGGTGGTGGTCAATCACCGCCCGCGCGTGGCAGGCACCTCCAAGTACGGCATCTCGCGCGTGGTGCGCGTCGTGCTGGACCTGCTGACGGTGCGTTTCCTTTCGGTGTACGCGACGCGACCGATCCACGTCTTCGGCGTCTGGGGCGTCGTGCTCGGCGGCGCCGGCGCGCTGATCCTGGCGATGCTCGGTTTCGAGAAGCTCGTGCTCGGCTACCCGCTTGCGAACCGGCCGATCCTGATGCTCGCCGTGCTGCTCGTCGTGACCGGCGTCCAGCTCGTGATGATGGGGCTGATCGGCGAAATGCTCGCGCGCACCTACCACGAGAGCCAAGGCAAGCCGATTTACACCGTGGCCGAGGACCTGGCGCCTCGCGACGGCCGATCCTCCGCCTGA
- a CDS encoding PfkB family carbohydrate kinase codes for MAKTAKKASSAKSVCVVGSVAIDHVETPGGSAAGVLGGACSYFSVAASFFAPVNLVGVVGGDFPEAERRFLVECGINLDGLEMTAGETFRWHGRYHENMNVRDTLDLKLNVFESFQPKLPESYRGSEFVFLANIQPSLQSDVLGQLEAPEYVGADTMDHWIHAAPAELRELLARVDLLSINDSEAMLLAGENNVVRAARKILAMGPRHLIVKRGEYGALQFSDKEIFAVPAFPLENVVDPTGAGDTFAGGLFGSLAADGEVTSRTLRRAIVYGTVVASFTVEDFGLGRLKGLAREDIDKRFRQFMAITDFQS; via the coding sequence ATGGCGAAGACGGCAAAAAAGGCTTCATCGGCAAAATCGGTATGCGTGGTCGGATCGGTGGCGATCGACCACGTCGAGACTCCCGGAGGCAGTGCGGCAGGGGTGCTCGGCGGCGCCTGCAGCTACTTCTCGGTGGCGGCGAGCTTCTTTGCGCCGGTCAACCTCGTCGGCGTCGTCGGCGGGGACTTTCCGGAAGCCGAGCGCCGCTTTCTCGTCGAGTGCGGGATCAACCTCGACGGGCTCGAGATGACCGCCGGCGAGACGTTCCGCTGGCACGGCCGCTACCACGAGAACATGAACGTGCGCGACACGCTGGACCTGAAGCTCAACGTCTTCGAGAGCTTCCAGCCCAAGCTGCCCGAGTCGTACCGCGGCAGCGAGTTCGTGTTCCTGGCCAACATCCAGCCTTCGTTGCAGTCGGACGTACTCGGCCAGCTCGAGGCTCCCGAGTACGTCGGCGCCGATACGATGGACCACTGGATCCACGCCGCGCCGGCCGAGCTTCGCGAGCTGCTCGCGCGGGTGGACCTGCTGAGCATCAACGATTCGGAAGCGATGCTGCTGGCGGGCGAAAACAACGTGGTGCGCGCCGCGCGCAAGATCCTCGCGATGGGGCCGCGTCACCTGATCGTCAAGCGCGGTGAGTACGGCGCCCTGCAGTTCTCGGACAAGGAGATCTTCGCGGTGCCGGCCTTTCCGCTCGAAAACGTCGTCGATCCCACAGGCGCCGGCGACACGTTCGCCGGCGGCCTGTTCGGCAGCCTCGCGGCCGACGGAGAAGTCACCAGCCGCACGCTCCGGCGCGCGATCGTCTACGGAACCGTCGTCGCGTCGTTTACCGTCGAGGATTTCGGCCTCGGACGCCTGAAAGGCCTCGCGCGCGAAGACATCGACAAGCGTTTCCGCCAGTTCATGGCGATCACCGACTTCCAGAGCTGA
- the mtnP gene encoding S-methyl-5'-thioadenosine phosphorylase: MRESAAVLGVIGGSGLYRIDGLADVREVELDTPFGRPSDPYVTGRIGDQAVAFLPRHGIGHRIAPGELNYRANIHGFKQLGASAIVSISAVGSLREDVAPGHVVIPDQFIDRTRGRISTFFGNGCVAHVGFADPFCAPLSAVVAECVRGAGAVVHEGGTYVCMEGPMFSTRAESRLYRSWGASVIGMTNLQEAKLAREAEICFATIALATDYDCWRSESETVDVTDILAVLEANAGLARRAVVQIASQVASVARTCACTRALDHAVITSPSAIAPEARKRLQLLIGRLFE; encoded by the coding sequence ATGAGGGAATCGGCAGCAGTTCTCGGCGTGATCGGCGGCAGCGGCCTGTACAGGATCGACGGCCTGGCTGACGTTCGCGAAGTCGAGCTCGATACTCCGTTCGGGAGGCCGTCGGATCCCTACGTGACGGGCCGGATCGGCGACCAGGCGGTTGCCTTCCTGCCTCGCCACGGCATCGGACACCGCATCGCTCCGGGCGAGCTCAACTACCGGGCGAACATCCACGGCTTCAAGCAGCTCGGGGCCTCGGCCATCGTATCGATTTCCGCCGTCGGCAGCCTGCGGGAAGATGTCGCGCCGGGGCACGTCGTCATCCCCGATCAGTTCATCGATCGCACGCGCGGCCGCATCTCGACGTTCTTCGGCAACGGCTGCGTCGCGCACGTCGGCTTCGCCGACCCGTTCTGCGCGCCGCTGTCCGCGGTGGTTGCCGAGTGCGTACGCGGCGCGGGCGCCGTCGTGCACGAAGGCGGCACGTACGTGTGCATGGAAGGGCCGATGTTCTCGACGCGGGCCGAATCCAGGCTCTACCGTTCCTGGGGAGCCAGCGTGATCGGCATGACCAACCTGCAGGAGGCCAAGCTCGCGCGCGAGGCCGAGATCTGCTTCGCGACGATCGCGCTGGCCACCGACTACGACTGCTGGCGCAGCGAGAGCGAGACGGTAGACGTCACCGACATCCTGGCGGTCCTGGAGGCCAACGCCGGGCTGGCAAGGCGGGCGGTGGTGCAGATCGCATCGCAAGTGGCATCGGTGGCGAGGACCTGCGCGTGCACGCGCGCCCTCGACCACGCAGTGATCACGTCGCCGTCGGCGATTGCACCGGAGGCGCGCAAGCGGCTGCAGCTTCTGATCGGCAGGCTTTTCGAGTGA